A region from the Brassica napus cultivar Da-Ae chromosome C8, Da-Ae, whole genome shotgun sequence genome encodes:
- the LOC106360817 gene encoding protein HOTHEAD-like isoform X2 — MLSHFDYIVIGGGTAGCALAATLSQNATVLVLERGGSPYDNPTATDIGNFLNTFLNTTPNSWSQLFISEDGVFNSRARVLGGGTVLNAGFYSRAEDEFVAETGWVREEVAAAYEWVEKKLVFQPQIKGWQTAFIDGLLEVGVTPYNGFTYEHVHGTKVGGTIFDPDGRRHTAANLLEYADPQMITVYLHASVHKILFTTTGNMRPKANGVIFRDTNGVFHTAKLAAHSALNEVILSAGAIASPQLLMLSGVGPASHLADHGVEPVILDQPMVGQGMCDNPMNAVLIPSPEPVEVSLAQVAGIPHFGSYIEGGSGLSVSISLWHSFFGAVINLLNEMKLPTKTLSRFFKLLDLRVNVTTQAGAMVQKVDWPISRGHLELRNTNPDDNPSVTFNYYQEQEDLNNCVEGLSTIIKVIDSKKYSKYMFPGVTGRGLLEFILGLPINLRPRHINSLFDLKPYCKDTVMTIYHYHGGCQVGKVVDNDYKVLGIDALRVIDASTFLKTPGTNPQATIMMLGRYMGLKILRERAEFLETKEEL; from the exons ATGTTATCTCACTTCGACTACATAGTCATCGGAGGAGGAACCGCCGGATGTGCACTAGCCGCAACGCTATCCCAAAACGCTACTGTTTTAGTTCTCGAACGTGGTGGGTCCCCTTACGACAATCCCACGGCCACAGACATCGGAAACTTCTTGAACACATTCTTGAACACAACTCCAAACTCGTGGTCTCAGCTATTCATCTCCGAAGACGGCGTTTTCAACTCACGCGCACGCGTGCTCGGAGGAGGAACGGTGCTAAACGCTGGATTCTACTCACGCGCGGAAGATGAGTTCGTGGCGGAAACTGGTTGGGTAAGAGAAGAGGTCGCAGCTGCTTACGAGTGGGTCGAGAAGAAGTTGGTGTTCCAACCACAGATTAAGGGATGGCAAACGGCTTTTATAGATGGTCTTTTGGAGGTTGGAGTGACTCCCTACAATGGTTTCACCTACGAACATGTTCATGGCACCAAAGTTGGTGGTACGATATTTGATCCGGATGGTAGAAGACACACGGCAGCGAATCTGTTGGAGTATGCTGATCCGCAAATGATTACTGTCTACTTGCACGCTTCTGTTCATAAGATCCTCTTCACCACCACAG GAAATATGAGGCCCAAGGCAAATGGGGTGATCTTCCGGGATACCAATGGAGTGTTTCACACGGCAAAACTAGCGGCACATAGCGCACTGAATGAGGTGATCTTATCAGCCGGGGCCATCGCTAGCCCTCAGCTACTGATGTTGAGTGGTGTTGGCCCTGCGTCTCATCTAGCAGACCATGGAGTGGAACCGGTCATCCTAGATCAACCCATGGTGGGACAAGGAATGTGTGATAATCCGATGAATGCTGTCCTCATCCCTTCTCCTGAACCCGTAGAAGTGTCACTTGCCCAAGTCGCTGGAATCCCTCATTTTGGTAGTTACATTGAAGGTGGGAGTGGGTTAAGTGTCTCTATTAGTTTGTGGCATAGCTTCTTCGGTGCCGTTATAAATCTTCTGAATGAG ATGAAACTTCCCACCAAAACCCTCTCACGCTTTTTCAAGTTATTGGATCTTCGAGTTAATGTGACAACACAAGCAGGTGCGATGGTTCAGAAAGTTGATTGGCCGATCTCGAGAGGTCATTTGGAGCTGCGGAACACGAATCCAGACGACAATCCTTCAGTGACATTCAACTACTACCAAGAACAAGAAGATTTGAATAACTGTGTTGAAGGACTTAGTACTATAATTAAAGTGATAGATTCGAAGAAATATTCCAAGTACATGTTCCCTGGAGTCACGGGGCGGGGATTGTTGGAATTCATTCTTGGTCTTCCCATCAATCTGAGGCCAAGACACATTAATTCATTGTTCGATTTGAAGCCATATTGTAAAGATACCGTGATGACTATTTATCATTACCATGGAGGTTGTCAAGTTGGAAAGGTGGTCGACAATGATTACAAAGTATTAGGAATTGATGCTTTGAGGGTCATCGATGCATCCACGTTTCTCAAGACCCCAGGGACTAATCCTCAAGCCACGATCATGATGCTTGGAAG GTATATGGGGCTGAAGATTCTTCGAGAGAGGGCGGAATTTCTCGAAACTAAAGAAGAActatga
- the LOC106360817 gene encoding protein HOTHEAD-like isoform X1, producing the protein MDFHIFRLFRLISVAVFILHGSCYSDKAGYYSFSKDAATSAPMLSHFDYIVIGGGTAGCALAATLSQNATVLVLERGGSPYDNPTATDIGNFLNTFLNTTPNSWSQLFISEDGVFNSRARVLGGGTVLNAGFYSRAEDEFVAETGWVREEVAAAYEWVEKKLVFQPQIKGWQTAFIDGLLEVGVTPYNGFTYEHVHGTKVGGTIFDPDGRRHTAANLLEYADPQMITVYLHASVHKILFTTTGNMRPKANGVIFRDTNGVFHTAKLAAHSALNEVILSAGAIASPQLLMLSGVGPASHLADHGVEPVILDQPMVGQGMCDNPMNAVLIPSPEPVEVSLAQVAGIPHFGSYIEGGSGLSVSISLWHSFFGAVINLLNEMKLPTKTLSRFFKLLDLRVNVTTQAGAMVQKVDWPISRGHLELRNTNPDDNPSVTFNYYQEQEDLNNCVEGLSTIIKVIDSKKYSKYMFPGVTGRGLLEFILGLPINLRPRHINSLFDLKPYCKDTVMTIYHYHGGCQVGKVVDNDYKVLGIDALRVIDASTFLKTPGTNPQATIMMLGRYMGLKILRERAEFLETKEEL; encoded by the exons ATGGATTTTCATATATTCCGATTATTTCGTTTGATTAGCGTCGCAGTTTTCATCTTACATGGCTCGTGTTATTCCGACAAAG CTGGTTATTACAGTTTTTCGAAAGATGCTGCTACATCAGCACCAATGTTATCTCACTTCGACTACATAGTCATCGGAGGAGGAACCGCCGGATGTGCACTAGCCGCAACGCTATCCCAAAACGCTACTGTTTTAGTTCTCGAACGTGGTGGGTCCCCTTACGACAATCCCACGGCCACAGACATCGGAAACTTCTTGAACACATTCTTGAACACAACTCCAAACTCGTGGTCTCAGCTATTCATCTCCGAAGACGGCGTTTTCAACTCACGCGCACGCGTGCTCGGAGGAGGAACGGTGCTAAACGCTGGATTCTACTCACGCGCGGAAGATGAGTTCGTGGCGGAAACTGGTTGGGTAAGAGAAGAGGTCGCAGCTGCTTACGAGTGGGTCGAGAAGAAGTTGGTGTTCCAACCACAGATTAAGGGATGGCAAACGGCTTTTATAGATGGTCTTTTGGAGGTTGGAGTGACTCCCTACAATGGTTTCACCTACGAACATGTTCATGGCACCAAAGTTGGTGGTACGATATTTGATCCGGATGGTAGAAGACACACGGCAGCGAATCTGTTGGAGTATGCTGATCCGCAAATGATTACTGTCTACTTGCACGCTTCTGTTCATAAGATCCTCTTCACCACCACAG GAAATATGAGGCCCAAGGCAAATGGGGTGATCTTCCGGGATACCAATGGAGTGTTTCACACGGCAAAACTAGCGGCACATAGCGCACTGAATGAGGTGATCTTATCAGCCGGGGCCATCGCTAGCCCTCAGCTACTGATGTTGAGTGGTGTTGGCCCTGCGTCTCATCTAGCAGACCATGGAGTGGAACCGGTCATCCTAGATCAACCCATGGTGGGACAAGGAATGTGTGATAATCCGATGAATGCTGTCCTCATCCCTTCTCCTGAACCCGTAGAAGTGTCACTTGCCCAAGTCGCTGGAATCCCTCATTTTGGTAGTTACATTGAAGGTGGGAGTGGGTTAAGTGTCTCTATTAGTTTGTGGCATAGCTTCTTCGGTGCCGTTATAAATCTTCTGAATGAG ATGAAACTTCCCACCAAAACCCTCTCACGCTTTTTCAAGTTATTGGATCTTCGAGTTAATGTGACAACACAAGCAGGTGCGATGGTTCAGAAAGTTGATTGGCCGATCTCGAGAGGTCATTTGGAGCTGCGGAACACGAATCCAGACGACAATCCTTCAGTGACATTCAACTACTACCAAGAACAAGAAGATTTGAATAACTGTGTTGAAGGACTTAGTACTATAATTAAAGTGATAGATTCGAAGAAATATTCCAAGTACATGTTCCCTGGAGTCACGGGGCGGGGATTGTTGGAATTCATTCTTGGTCTTCCCATCAATCTGAGGCCAAGACACATTAATTCATTGTTCGATTTGAAGCCATATTGTAAAGATACCGTGATGACTATTTATCATTACCATGGAGGTTGTCAAGTTGGAAAGGTGGTCGACAATGATTACAAAGTATTAGGAATTGATGCTTTGAGGGTCATCGATGCATCCACGTTTCTCAAGACCCCAGGGACTAATCCTCAAGCCACGATCATGATGCTTGGAAG GTATATGGGGCTGAAGATTCTTCGAGAGAGGGCGGAATTTCTCGAAACTAAAGAAGAActatga